One Vicinamibacterales bacterium genomic region harbors:
- a CDS encoding sulfatase-like hydrolase/transferase produces MRVRRFSRAIVLAAATAALMIAMRTGIHGQAQTATPNIVVIMLDDIELAGLGQMLNTGFLPNIKKNLIDKGYVFTESFSVASLGGPARASFFTGQYPHNHGVRANYPPLGGINNMNHNSTVATWLHDAGYRTGLVGRYVTGYGWWTSEFQLYPGWDDWNALIDPSSISVDQYRMNINGSLVNWGLLAAAYNTQLYQTDIVGWRAQSFIQTAPTYQKPFFLLVAPTVFNPENPPYNECPVEGQIFGGNLWGATMRPANRHWNSIVNLGTYFPLPTPPSFNEADVSDKPDWVQANPALTAEDVTCATRRHWRKLETLRSVDEMVGTIFSALTATGALSNTIVVLTADNGFMDGQHRFPQKTPAYESAIRVPLIIRTRTSSTMTLVRGMALTTDLAPTIASFANVTPPSTHPVDGRSLLPLINNPALTPWRGIGLLEHTPDGEENYGLVGPPYYEAVRTSSAAPRLFVKYPTVTTGVPGEFYNLTTDPHELQNKFTDPATQTERTRLDLWLNALKSCRGITCYIYETYFAF; encoded by the coding sequence ATGAGAGTCCGACGATTCTCGCGCGCGATCGTGCTCGCGGCGGCCACCGCCGCGCTGATGATCGCCATGCGTACCGGCATCCATGGCCAGGCGCAGACGGCCACGCCGAACATCGTCGTCATCATGCTGGACGACATCGAGCTTGCCGGCCTCGGCCAGATGCTCAATACGGGCTTCCTGCCGAACATCAAGAAGAACCTGATCGACAAGGGCTACGTCTTCACCGAGTCGTTCTCGGTCGCCTCGCTCGGGGGACCGGCGCGGGCGTCGTTCTTCACCGGCCAGTATCCGCACAACCACGGCGTGCGGGCGAACTATCCGCCGCTCGGCGGCATCAACAACATGAACCACAATTCCACCGTCGCCACGTGGCTGCACGACGCCGGCTACCGCACCGGCCTGGTCGGGCGCTACGTCACCGGCTACGGATGGTGGACGTCGGAGTTTCAGCTCTACCCCGGATGGGACGACTGGAACGCGCTGATCGACCCCAGCAGCATCAGCGTCGACCAGTACCGGATGAACATCAACGGCAGCCTGGTGAACTGGGGACTGCTGGCCGCCGCCTACAACACGCAGCTCTATCAGACCGACATCGTCGGCTGGCGGGCGCAGAGTTTCATCCAGACCGCGCCGACCTACCAGAAGCCGTTCTTCCTGCTGGTGGCGCCCACCGTGTTCAACCCGGAGAACCCGCCGTACAACGAGTGTCCGGTGGAGGGGCAGATCTTCGGCGGCAATCTGTGGGGCGCGACGATGCGTCCGGCCAATCGCCACTGGAACAGCATCGTCAACCTCGGGACCTACTTCCCGCTCCCGACGCCCCCCTCGTTCAACGAGGCGGACGTCAGCGACAAGCCGGACTGGGTGCAGGCCAATCCGGCGTTGACCGCCGAGGACGTGACCTGCGCCACCCGCCGCCACTGGCGCAAGCTCGAGACGCTGCGCTCGGTGGACGAGATGGTCGGCACGATCTTCAGCGCGCTCACCGCGACCGGCGCCCTGAGCAACACCATCGTGGTCCTGACTGCCGACAACGGGTTCATGGACGGGCAGCACCGCTTTCCGCAGAAGACCCCGGCGTACGAGTCGGCGATTCGCGTGCCGCTGATCATCCGGACGCGCACCAGCTCGACGATGACGCTCGTGCGCGGGATGGCGCTGACCACCGATCTCGCGCCGACCATCGCGTCGTTCGCCAACGTCACGCCGCCGAGCACGCACCCGGTCGACGGCCGCTCGCTGCTGCCGCTCATCAACAATCCGGCGCTGACGCCGTGGCGCGGCATCGGTCTGTTGGAGCACACGCCGGACGGGGAGGAGAATTACGGCCTGGTGGGGCCCCCGTACTATGAGGCGGTGCGCACCTCTTCCGCCGCGCCGCGCCTGTTCGTCAAGTATCCGACCGTCACCACGGGCGTCCCCGGCGAGTTCTACAACCTCACCACCGATCCGCACGAGCTGCAGAACAAGTTCACGGATCCGGCGACGCAGACCGAGCGGACGCGCCTCGACCTCTGGTTGAACGCGCTCAAGTCGTGCCGCGGGATCACGTGCTATATCTACGAGACCTATTTCGCTTTCTAG
- a CDS encoding sulfatase-like hydrolase/transferase — MNIRRLLRAVVCAVVVASGALWQARPGHSQTRPNIVVILLDDFDAETLEVAVAKGLAPNIAQYLAGQGYTFTNAFTTTTFGSPARATYLTGQYAHNHGEFGTDPILGGAPRLNESATVATWLKTAGYRTGLVGRHLTGYGLFTPATRIPPGWDSWSALIDPTTWSMDKYVLNVNGTLVDVGAAAAASGVELHQTDILAYLAGTFIRSAPLYLRPFFLTVTPVVFNRERWPGPTIHNVCPNPADTVFGGNYWGVAQKPAARHIDTVTGDVTAFPLPKPPSFNEEDMSDKPLWAQQNPQLTETDIDCLQKRYWRKLEALRGVDDLVGHVIGSLQAAGTLNNTMVILTSDAGDNDGRHRFPEKMLASEQALRVPLYVRMAGGSQPVTIPRLVLATDLAPTIVHAASALPTITMDGRSLLPLIQNPALATWRRIGLIEHALVPPLDTPFASPPTYLAARTDAAAPRMFVRYPTVTAGVNGELYDLSLDPHQIDNVFTAPARQTEVARLNAWLNALRTCKGLVCTLVENTY; from the coding sequence ATGAACATTCGCCGTCTTCTCCGCGCCGTCGTCTGTGCCGTCGTTGTCGCGTCCGGTGCACTGTGGCAGGCGCGCCCCGGTCACTCGCAAACCCGCCCGAACATCGTGGTGATCCTGCTGGACGATTTCGACGCGGAAACCCTGGAGGTTGCGGTCGCGAAGGGGCTGGCGCCGAACATCGCCCAATACCTTGCGGGCCAGGGCTACACGTTCACCAATGCGTTCACGACGACCACATTCGGCAGTCCCGCGCGCGCAACCTACCTGACCGGTCAGTACGCGCACAACCACGGCGAATTCGGCACCGACCCGATTCTCGGCGGCGCCCCGCGGTTGAACGAGTCAGCGACGGTTGCGACATGGCTGAAAACGGCCGGGTATCGCACCGGGCTGGTCGGACGGCATCTCACCGGCTACGGGCTCTTCACGCCGGCAACCCGAATTCCTCCAGGCTGGGATAGTTGGTCGGCACTCATCGACCCGACGACGTGGAGCATGGACAAATACGTGCTGAACGTCAACGGCACGCTCGTCGATGTCGGCGCCGCCGCGGCCGCCTCCGGAGTCGAGCTGCATCAGACCGACATCCTCGCCTACCTTGCCGGCACGTTCATCAGGAGCGCGCCCCTGTACCTGCGCCCGTTCTTCCTGACCGTGACCCCGGTCGTGTTCAACCGCGAGCGGTGGCCGGGCCCGACGATCCACAACGTGTGCCCGAACCCGGCCGACACGGTGTTCGGCGGCAACTACTGGGGCGTGGCACAAAAGCCCGCAGCGCGGCACATCGACACGGTGACCGGCGACGTGACCGCGTTTCCGCTGCCGAAGCCGCCGTCCTTCAACGAAGAGGACATGTCGGACAAGCCGCTGTGGGCACAGCAGAACCCGCAGCTTACCGAGACCGACATCGACTGCCTCCAGAAGCGCTACTGGCGCAAGCTCGAGGCCCTGCGCGGCGTCGACGATCTCGTCGGCCACGTGATCGGCTCGCTCCAGGCCGCGGGAACCCTCAACAATACGATGGTGATCCTGACCTCGGACGCGGGAGACAACGACGGGCGCCACCGGTTCCCCGAGAAGATGCTGGCGTCCGAGCAGGCGCTTCGGGTTCCTCTGTACGTGCGGATGGCCGGAGGCAGCCAGCCCGTCACGATCCCCCGTCTCGTCCTGGCGACCGACCTCGCGCCGACGATCGTGCACGCCGCGTCGGCGCTGCCGACGATTACCATGGACGGACGATCGCTGCTGCCCCTGATTCAGAACCCGGCCCTGGCGACCTGGCGCCGGATCGGCCTGATCGAGCATGCGCTGGTGCCTCCGCTCGACACCCCGTTCGCCTCGCCGCCCACGTACCTGGCGGCGCGTACCGACGCGGCCGCGCCGCGGATGTTCGTGCGCTATCCGACGGTGACCGCCGGGGTGAACGGCGAGCTGTACGACCTGTCGCTCGATCCCCACCAGATCGACAACGTGTTCACCGCTCCCGCCCGTCAGACGGAGGTGGCACGCCTGAACGCCTGGTTGAATGCGTTGCGGACCTGCAAGGGCCTCGTCTGCACGCTGGTCGAGAATACATATTGA